ttattttctgtattttttataaacatgtatgCTTTTTGTTGaaggggtctgggagggcacattgCTTTgataacagtttttaaaactttgccttaccctggacggcccctgctAACATGTCcgaatatttaaaataaataattaaaatatcaaataaatattatattaaactGATTCACTGTGACTAGTAACGTATAGGCTTCAatctgttttaatgtttgtctGTCTTTACTCCTCTCACCGTAGATCAAACTGGTTTCTCTGAGGTCACCAGTCATTGGCGATTGAGAACAACTTGATGGGAGATACGTAAAGGTATGCAGCTTATACAGGCCTAGATTAAGCGAGACCCCGTGTGATAACAAAACCTGTTTTTTCAGTTCCCTGTCTTTGCTCCCCATTGTTATGGGTTCGTAACGATTGAGACTCAAAGAAAAGAGACAATTATGACTACTTTACTTGTTTAGAACTTTGTAAGTCGTCACCAGTACAGGGCGGTATAAGATGTGGTCTACTCCAAAGAGATAGCTCTATGGTCTACTCCCATCACCCAGCTATTGAACAAGTTTTACAAGCAtacatttaaaaagtaaaactttTTGCCTGACGATGGACACATGATTATGTCTGGGTAGGGAAAAAATAggaaataacaataaattataaaGGAGCCACCCTTGAATTTTTTAGGTAGCAAAAATGTGTAACTGTATGAGGCAATTTTgttcattaaatatttttaattcgTTGGCACGACCCTACTCATGCTTCGGTGCGTATACCTTTTTGGGTAAATTGAAAAAACTGTAAGAAAATATAAACATAGTAAACATGGAAATTATAATGTTACAAATTCTTATGAATCTAGCCGACTTGCTTCAAAAACTTAACTTATCGTATTGTAGAGGTGGTGGGGTTGTAATGTTGACTTTACTTTGTAGCAAAAGTCTGTTGCTAGGATCTGATTGGCTACAGGTCTCTGGATGTGTGAATAATAACATAACGGATGGACTGCTAAGTGTTACGGGGTTCATAACGATTGAGACTCACTAAGGAAAGAGACAATAACTACTTGACAATTGTTTAGAACTCATTAATTGTCCAATTAGTTGCTAGGCCCAAGTTAGTTAGTTGTGCACGAGAGTGGCAAGTTGTCACTACCGCTCATCTTtttatataccgccctctagtTGTACcagagggcggtatataagatAAGTGGTACTCCCCCCTAGGCACAAAGGTCAACGTACTTAATCCTGCAGTCCCCGGTTAGTAAACAAACATGGCAGACGCACGTCTCATACGTGACAAGAAGTTCTGATAGTAAACATTGTCTTAGAGCATAGAGGAAGTAGAATAGCTTTGTTCCAGATGGTTCCAGCATTCTAACAATCCACATGACCATGACCTACTTTTCAAACTGCGAGTAAGTGGTAGAGGTTGTTGGATTGCTGTAAACATGGAGAACAGCgagcaagaaaaaaacatcatcatgCGGTTTTCCAACGTGATTTTGCGCCTACCCAGTGTGTTTATATTGGAGGCTATTTACCATGCGAGGACACGATTCATttcgacgacgacgacgaagGACACAGTGGCAGAAACCATCGCTCATGACTGGGGTTTAGAGCCGCACATGGTGACCATAGGAACACAGTATTTAGGTACGACACTATAACTAACTATTGAtaattaaactttgatttattaatattataaattttaCATTGACACTTACTAAGTAAGTGAGTGATAAGCAAAGTAGTAAATATTATCTACATTATGATTGACATCGTTTGTGATTTTATAAATCTACTAAGTAAATATTTTGCTTTGGCtgttacaaaaacaattttgcaattaaaaactgattgaaaataaatgaataaagtTATCTAGAGAGACTGAGCTCTCATTGAATGGAGTAATTGTATCATCAACATCAAAACTGTTAGGTCCTCTCAGTTCAGGGGATTTGAATGGAAAAATTATGCGTTTAGTGTCACCAGCTTAGCGCTGTATCCATTTAGTTGTCCCCTACCCCAAGATGGGCTATTTAAAGATTTCAGTATCCGGATTCAGAACCGTGAAATGGCTTGACATGGATGTGTTTCTCAGTTCTTGAGTCTTGGTTATAGCTTTTCATTAATATAATATTATCATGTATTGAGTTGCAAACATTGTTactgataattgtttaattcaacatctttgtctgtttttttttcttctaggtTATTTTGTGGCCTTCCTCCTTCATGCTCTACCCTTAAGAATGTTGATCAAGATGTACAAGTTCGTCCTCATTGGAATGATGCTGCTGGTTGCTCATCTACTCTCAGACCACTTCATATCTACTCAGATCATCAATCCACTGAACTCTCAATTGCCAATGATCACCATCTTCTTAATACAGTCTGCTATTAGCTTATTTTGTGCATGGTTGGTCGATACAAAACATGTTTGGGTATTCTCTGTATACCTACTTCCTATGGTAGCCAGTAGTTGTAGTTTACCATTGGATGTGCAGGAGATGGTTCATAAAACAGCCCAAATCATCACTCTGACAGGGGTAACCGTTTTTACATTGAGCAACATTCTAGTTCCTTACCGTATGGCGTTGATAGGCTACAAGACACTGCAAGAGTATGTTGAACTTTATGGTATTGTCAGCGTCATCTTTGCTGTTTACAACCGATTCTTTGTGCCAATGATTTACCTCATCTTCTGGCTCTCACTGTTTGCTCATCGCTTGTATGTGTACTACTCCAAGAAAGATTCTCATGTATTTCAGGAGCAATGGATACTTGTGATTTTTGCATCTATTGCTGATTGCTGTGAAAGTCCATGGAGTTTAATTGGGCTTTGCTACACAGTGTCTTACTCTGCATTCCTTCTACTCGTTCTTTGCAAGATCTACTTGAAAGGATTCAGTGAACTAGGAGGACagagttttctccatcgtggatGGACAGAAGGTATAACGCTAATGCTGCTAGCGATGGAGACGGAGCTTCTTCAACTCAAGAAGCTTGAGAAGATTCTGCTATTGAGTGTTGTGATGTTCATCGTCCTCTCATCAACGATTCAATCCGTATATGAAATACTGGATCCTGTGATCCTTGCCCTCGCTGCATCAAATAGTCGCAATGTTTTCAACCATTTCAGAGCAATAAGTATGTGCATTGGTCTTATGGTGACCCCTTTGTATTTAAGCCTGACACTATTTACTGTATTTGAAGCGGATCTCTGGTtaatgataattgtttcaagttGTCTCCTGACTGCAATC
The sequence above is drawn from the Asterias rubens chromosome 9, eAstRub1.3, whole genome shotgun sequence genome and encodes:
- the LOC117294754 gene encoding RING finger protein 145-like; this encodes MENSEQEKNIIMRFSNVILRLPSVFILEAIYHARTRFISTTTTKDTVAETIAHDWGLEPHMVTIGTQYLGYFVAFLLHALPLRMLIKMYKFVLIGMMLLVAHLLSDHFISTQIINPLNSQLPMITIFLIQSAISLFCAWLVDTKHVWVFSVYLLPMVASSCSLPLDVQEMVHKTAQIITLTGVTVFTLSNILVPYRMALIGYKTLQEYVELYGIVSVIFAVYNRFFVPMIYLIFWLSLFAHRLYVYYSKKDSHVFQEQWILVIFASIADCCESPWSLIGLCYTVSYSAFLLLVLCKIYLKGFSELGGQSFLHRGWTEGITLMLLAMETELLQLKKLEKILLLSVVMFIVLSSTIQSVYEILDPVILALAASNSRNVFNHFRAISMCIGLMVTPLYLSLTLFTVFEADLWLMIIVSSCLLTAIQTLGSLMIYFLFMADHRRSEPWESLDDIVYSIHALCHVLEFGLALSVLFYGGMESLHADYNIVGGVVILVHCYFNVWQRAQAGWQSFLGRREAAHKINSLPSASKLELSALQDVCAICFEEMKFAKVTPCHHFFHNVCLRRWLYVQDKCPLCHNSIIPGKNGASSDANNDNRMAAPHGLDVNLGQ